The genomic stretch CAAACTCTTAAGAGAACAAATTGAAAACCAAATGGAAATCTCTGATCAAGGACACTGGCTCCATTTTTATCAAGATCTTTACTACAATTCTTGTATACATGCCGCCATATGCATGCATAACTGCACAGATTGTGGTATCTCCATGAGTTTGTTAGTGGTTCTGATtaattcataaataattataagatTCTAAAAAAGACCCTGTAAAACATTAGCAAGAGGAAATTGTCACTcttaacaaattacaaataatgCCAACAGTCACATTTAACTTTCACAATCAATAAaaccatacaattttttttttttgtgaaaatttcTATTTCAATTTATTTCAAATTCATGTCCTTTCTGGAGCAAGAATGCTTAATACTGTACATTAGTCAAGTTATATATATAACTAAAACAAGGCTTAAACAGTTCCACAGTATCAAGCATTCTCTCTGAGATGACATGAGTATTAAACAGTAAATGTCTTGTGTCTTCTCCACAGCTTTGGGATAAAGAGTGTAAAGTGCTTGATTTGTCCCTCATGCTCAGTGTGGTGGGATGAACAACtgcagaaacaaaaaaaaaaatttccatcgAGTGAATGTAGTGCATTTCCAATGCAATTTGAAGTGACAAAACAACTTAAATGTCTAAAAGCAGTAAATAAAGTACTAAAATGGTGGATTACAGTgtgaacaagtaaaaaaaaaaataacgtgaTCTATTGTATTGGGTGACATTACCTTTGGTTTAGTGTGTCTAGTGTAAAGAATGCCCTCTTCAACAGCATGTGTGTCCAGCATTTCTTTAGTCTGGCTGTCTGAACTGAGGGTGTCCATTAAGCTGGTGGTGCATACTGAGTAAGTGTTATAACCGCTATCCACCTGCACAGAGAATGAAAGTTTAAGCCCAAGTCTGTAAAACACACTGCTTTGTTGAATTTGATTGAAACCTATGGTAATATCACCATACTCCACGAACAAATGGAAtatgaaaaaatttaaatattaaagggTTAGTCCACCCAAACATtataattatgtcatcatttactcaccctcatgactttccCATATAACATAAAAGGAGACGCTAAAATGATATTCTCAGtaaccgttcactttcattgtatggacaaaagatgcaataaaagtaaatagtgacagagtaacattctggctaacatttccttttttgttccacgaaAGTCATAGATCTAGTACcagtgaatgatgacaaaattttattttgggtggactatcccttttaaaaaaaactttttactgCAAATAGTCAGTGATAGAGCTGATAGAGCAGTAAAACCAGCAGCTGCTACTGCCCACTCAAGTTTTGTGGCCATTTTATGTCATCTACACACGTTGGGCTACAATTTACAGACAACTCTTCATGTAGTCATTTAATGTTTGAAAGCTACTTCAAAATGTCTGATCAGCAGCTGGTACACTGTTCACCTGACAGTACGCATACTAACCTGCATGCTAACATCATATGGTGTGATGCTCCCTTCTGCCAGCAGGGATACAAACATGTGCGTACTCTCAGCATTAGGCACGCTGCCAGTCCGAGAGGTGCTCAGTCTAACTGGTGACACTGTGTCCTCTACAGGAACCCAACCACAGGCCTCCTCTCTGCTCCTGCTAGTGACCACCTCCTCCTCTTCACTTTCCCTCCTGTCAGTCTCAATATTTCCTCCCATGTCCTTCAACACCAGttcatcttcatccatttgctcCGAAACATCCAGGGAGGCCTCACACTCACTCCCCCCATATTGAAGTCCATCTTGCTGGCCATGCGGTCCTGTTGAATTAGTGTCTAGGTCCATGGTGGGTAAAGGTTCATTGTGATGGATGTTTTCCTTGTCCTGGAAGGTGGGGTGGAGGATAGGGGAAATGTGAGTAGGCGAGGCCCAGATGCAGGCTTTGTTTCTGGTTCGAGATTGAAGGGGGGAGCAGCTGCGAATAGGGGAACAGCCCTCCACAAATGGGCTTTCTCCACATCGATTCACATCCATGTTCGAGCTGCCCAAAGGAACACCATCGGGAGACAGAAACGTCAGTCTTTTTCGCTCGCCTATAAAGACAGAATCTTTTACAAACACATCCTTTTTTCTCATCTCACATACACAAAATATCTATATACCGGGTCATATACAGAGGTCAATCAATTGAGGATTTTAGGccgatatttttttacatttacaggtgcatctcaataaattagaatgtcgtggaaaagttcatttatttcagtaattcaactcaaattgtgaaactcgtgtattaaataaattcaatgcacacagactgaagtagtttaagtctttggttcttttaattgtgataattttggctcacatttaacaaaaacccaccaattcactatctcaaaaaattagaatacatcataagaccaataaaaaaaacatttttagtgaattgttggccttctggaaagtatgttcatttactgtatatgtactcaatacttggtaggggctccttttgctttaattactgcctcaatttggcgtggcatggaggtgatcagtttgtggcactgctgaggtggtatggaagcccaggtttctttgacagtggccttcagctcatctgcattttttggtctcttgtttctcattttcctcttgacaataccccatagattctctatggggttcaggtctggtgagtttgctggccagtcaagcacaccaacaccatggtcatttaaccaacttttggtgcttttggcagtgtgggcaggtgccaaatcctgctggaaaatgaaatcagcatctttaaaaagctggtcagcagaaggaagcatgaagtgctccaaaatttcttggtaaacgggtgcagtgactttggttttcaaaaaacacaatggaccaacaccagcagatgacattgcaccccaaatcatcacagactgtggaaacttaacactggacttcaagcaactttggctatgagcttctccacccttcctccagactctaggaccttggtttccaaatgaaatacaaaacttgctctcatctgaaaagaggactttggaacactgggcaacagtccagttcttcttctccttagcccaggtaagatgcctctgacgttgtctgtggttcaggagtggcttaacaagaggaatacgacaactgtagccaaattccttgacatgtctgtgtgtggtggctcttgatgccttgaccccagcctcagtccattccctgtgaagttcacccaaattcttgaatcgattttgcttgacaatcataaggctgcggttctcttggttggttgtgcatctttttcttccacactttttccttccactcaactttctgttaacatgcttggatacagcactctgtgaacagccagcttctttggcaatgaatgtttgtggcttaccctccttgtgaagggtgtcaatgattgtcttctggacaactgtcagatcagcagtcttccccatgattgtgtagcctagtgaaccaaactgagagaccattatgaaggctcaggaaacctttgcaggtgttttgagttgattagctgattggcatgtcaccatattctaattttttgagatagtgaattggtgggtttttgttaaatgtgagccaaaatcatcacaattaaaagaaccaaagacttaaactacttcagtctgtgtgcattgaatttatttaatacacgagtttcacaatttgagttgaattactgaaataaatgaacttttccacgacattctaatttattgagatgcacctgtatttatagaatgagaaaaacattttttacagtcttTTCTTGCTAAAGTGGGCACAGACAtaaaggctacaagagtccagaTAAACAAAATCCCATATGCAGTTTATTGTCCAACTAAAATTCCAATAATcaccagaaaaaaacaaaattaagatctGGTGcacaatgtgggacttttaaatataaacaagcccgGAATATACGTACTTATTTCAGGACTCTTATTATAAAATGAATTCACCAGATTAAGgattatatatacacattttaccagaggttttttattattattattcacaagatatgaagacACAATGCATGTGCTGACAGGGCACTTTTCTACAGTATATAGTCTAATTTTTCTTTGCATACCCTTGCTgaaatttagaacacttgatatatctaatcaaaataacaaaatatgcattgaagtgaggataaaaatatggatgaatattgtcaattatGAAAGAATTAGATGCAGCAAATCCCAACGAGGTGTCAGGGAATGTTtcttatttcacctctagaggctgctgttatacagTACAACCAAACCGTTTTAAAATCTTgtgtatacttagtttttcttCATTCCGGATCACACCCGGTCGACCGCGTTTCCTTTCAAAGTATGCTCTTTTGACTGCAAAAAATACGAACGTGTTTGATGCATGCGTGCTATGACTTCATTGTGATACTAGGCTCTTTTTAGATGCCAAATGCCttgccttgaaagtagacgagagtagGCGGTTGCAGTCAAGAGTGGAAGTAAAATAAGTGCTGTTAAATCgaacagttctcacttctcgtagtgaTTCAGCTGCCACAAGATCAAAGGAAGGTATACAGAATATTCATTCATAatttatacacacaaaaacatgatTTCAGAGTTTAAAAAtcaaacgtaaaaaaaataaaaataaaaaaaaaatgtaaaagaaattgtCACGGTTGTCTTTGTAGCCAGTCAGTTCagtggcagccatctttggaacactccttGAAATCAAGCTATTTGCAGTCATGAAAAACGGTtagcagggcttgacattaaggaTCGTCATGTGCTTATCCTTCGGACAAGTAAACAGgtcattcacttaaaaaaaaaaagaaaaaaaaaaaaaagttacttttcaaCTAAAAGGGACATTTTTTCAGCTGTGAttgaaatattatttataatataagcAATATTCTCATCAATATTCTTATTCAGCCACTTGTCTCCCAGCAAGACGTGATACAATCATGTAccaacttacatttacattgttgttcttggcaaatcAAATAACAGGTAATTGAAAGGACAGTTCaaccagaaataaaaattctgtcatgattactcgacctcatgttgttccaagcccacaGAAGTGAGAAATTTAAAGGAAatacaaaaggcagaatgttagtcccagtcaccattcactttcactcatctttttccatacaattaaagtgaatggtgattgggGCTAGCATTCCATGGATGACAGacgaatgtcatatgggtttgcaataCATTAGGTAAGCTGTGAcagtatttaaatttttgggtaaacaatcctTTAAGAGTTCAAGTCAGTGCTCACCGGACTACAGTTGACAATACACTGAAAGTTAGCATATGAAATCCTGAAAGAGGGGACCTGCTAAGTAAGTTATatgtgtggtggtggcgtagtgggctaaaggtggtaatccccacagccaccaccattgtgtccttgagcaaggcacttaactccagtttgctccgggggtattgtccctgtaataagtgcactgtaagttgctttggataaaagcgtctgctaaatgcataaatgtaaatatatatcacacacacactactggtcaaaagttttgaaacacttgactgaaatgtttctcatgatcttaaaaatattttgatgtgaaggtgtatgcttaaatgtttgaaattagttttgtagacaaaaatataattgtgccaacatattaatttatttcattataaacctaaaattttattttataaaaacatttttgaaattgatgacttggaccaaataataaagaaaagcaccaataagtgcccaacatagatgggaactccttcattactgtttataaagcatcccagggtgatacctcaagaagttggttgagaaaatgtcaagagtacatgtctgcaaattctaggcaaagggtgactactttgaagatgctaaaataatagtttttatttattttggattttgtttactcacaacataattcccatagttccatttatgttactccatagttttgatgacttcactattattctaaaatgtgaaaaaaaaaaaaaaaataataataataaagaataagtctttcaaaacttttgaccggtagagagtgtgtgtgtgtgtgtgtgtgtatatatatatatatatatattacattatattatacatatacattggcggccaaaacttgggaataatgtacagattttgctcttatggaaagaaattggtacttttattcaccaaagtggcattcaactgatcacaacgtatagtcaggacatttataacatgaaaaattactattgcaatttaaaaaaaaaaaaaaaaaaaaaaaaaaaaattcagaacttcttaaactacttcaaagagttcttatcaaaaaatcttccaagtgcagcaatgacagctttgcagatccttggcattctagctgttagtttgtccagatactcaggtgacatttcaccccacgcttcctgtagcacttgccatatatgtggctgccttgtcgggcacttctcacttaccttacagtctagctaatcccacaaaagctcaatggggttaagatccataacactcttttccaattatctgttgtccaatgtctgtgtttctttgcccactctaaactttttcttttactgtttcataagtggccttttctttgcaattcttcccataaggcctgcacccctgagtctttacTGAAGATgaagtgggtagaattcaatgaagctgccagctgaggacatgtgaggtgtctatttctcaaactaaagactctgatgtacttatcctcttgtttagttgtgcatctggccttccacatctctttctgtccttgttaaagaGATTCATCAAAAAGGGACTtatacaggacaccttcatgtgcctatctggattaaAACGTTTTTCAACACGGCTTTAACTGTTATCATGCATCGCAcctcttttaaaagatgcgatgTCAAGCTATAACACTAAAAAGGAgaccccattgtgtttcattcagctgcgctgtcttgctgttgtgctgttttgaaggcgtccTGGGCCGTTTTTACACCCATCTCTGCTATTATTAATTGTTGGTCGTTTGTAAACATggactagatggacgtctttcaTCATATCGATACATTTCCGCACAACACCGATGATGTGTGCAGCGTTTTAAGGACAGTATAAGTACAATTTTAAAAACCATGTCTCATTCTGCAACTGCCAGTGACTGGGAGAAATGCATGCAGTCCTGTGTGTTAACAAACCTAGAAAATGTGAGATGTTGCTCtggtgaagaccagcgtctctgctttggcttgttgaagcacccaacatcaccgtggattgtattacgcttgcgtattcagaacattttaatgtggattgtgtgtgttttcagctcATATAAGCGgtattgcttgtgaaccagtcacaatatgattcaagcttagcaaaggaactgttattgaaagatggagcagttAAAGTTggactgaaattaatcaattccattcacaaatgtcatgactgtttgatagtttatgctgtGCTTGAGCGAAAAGTTTGATACATAAAGATTAAATGTGTTGGGTGTGCATTATGTTTCAACCCTGAAGTttggttttataatgttgtgtggagtttattaattttcttcagattgagtttcaaaaaatggctgatttcgaggggctgcacgatgttagccaataaCAAAAGTGGCCGTTTACAGTGAAGTCTTAATGGGCTAGACAGcttaaaactgagcatttcagacagagggccagagacagggtggaaaattattatgtaagactaaattatgactgttctgGCACaagaaaactttactaacataagTGGACTTCAaggaagattaaaaaaaacaaaacaaaaaacaaaaggatttcatgacccctttaaactgtGTCATCAGCAAGTTGTTTCCCATAGTGCTTGTAGATTGCGCAGCTCGGAAAAAGCAGCTGCGCAGCCTTGCTCTCTGGGAAGATTTTTTGACATATGCAGTGATGACACATCACAGCAAGTCCAACGCATTTCTAACTGGCATGCATCTGCTGTTGATCACCTTGATTggttctgcacagaacttgctTATCTCAAACGAGCTGACACTttacagtcaacggcaggcacATGCGCCGATGATGTGCACAGCTGAGGACTATCAGTGTTTTGAGAAAATCTGGACCGCACACGGACAGTCCGCATAGactatgtgtgatgcaaatttcatcatcagcacacaTTGCACTTTCCGATCAGCAACACGGACAACAGAAGTACACTACAGTAGAACACGGaggaattaataaaaataaccATAATGGTTCCAAAATTAAGAACCTATCACCACTGATATATTAGCCTACATCTAGTCATATATCTAGTATAGTCACAAGTCTTGCATGAAGCTGTAAGGCTAGGTGCCAAGAGAACTGTAATCCAGCACATGCCCACATGGAAAAACGAAAGACTTCCGGGAAAAACAACACTCAAACTCTCTCACAAGTAGGatctgcacctgagaaaacaaaggCATCACTGTGTGAAAAACCCAGTTTACCCCCACAAACTCCAGCTGTTCTCTCTCCCTTGTCTCCCCCACaaggtccacacacacacacacacaagatgtatatgtgaaaatgtaacaaacaaattccatgaaaacaaagaatgcaactgtatgtgtttgataacatttaagaggtctctgtgcgactggtataatggtctctttcccatgttgataaaactaatggtaacaaagttataaggtcctTGCCAAATACTCCATAAtcctggaggtctatccccctccttgacctacaatttaaattatctcctgtatgttaacaaggttaaaccccaggatatcaagaacccattcacccccaaattctcattgttcaaaggataagaccatttggtacacaatgtttattctgtctgggtatttaaggaaagttggcaagaagcttggggaatctgtaagcagatctcccatgctgtaccgctgcatgtagttttgtcaggtatgtttctttgacttgtcttttatttttagaaatgtttatttattctgatcatatgtgaaataggctttgattgattttgtaacttacgttttaaatcctacctggcaaataaattgtaattatttgatttattctgaattcctcctaaatcatttatcaccggtagattcgagggaTGCCTTTTGTTACCACAAACTtgtgtccaggataatgatcattactggagcttatgaataggaggaAACCatgtaagactaccagtcactccttatcaccgtcttagcaagttgtatgaaacgtgactaaaaactatcatctggttatgagcaagcagtaggcggcGGAACCAGATGGTATAAGTAATCCCTGCAACCTCTGACTATGAACGGGCTGGCGTTTTGTGTCCGtgagatctatgcaattaatcTGCCGGCATATGACTCTAAGCGACAATCGGGACCCCAATGAAAtgataatgaaaattaagataATTCAGAGCattcaataacttaaaaagatcaaattaaaagattgatcagaagttaattagagctgtaatcaaaattagaggtcaatttaaattggagtcagattaatataaaattggagtcagataaagtgaataacggaatcaatttgtaaagtgtaaattaacaataactgctttacttcagcgctcagaaaagacagaacaacaaagAGACCTTCATggggccattctattggaatctGACATCGgatcaaatagttttttttttttttttaaaccctttttACAAAGTGTTTTAATCAAAACTAGCCACTGACACAGGCACCATCTTACACTTCTTACCTGATACAGGTGTCACAGAATGCTGAAGTCTAATGGGAGACAGAGTAGGAGATTTAAAAGCAGGTGATGATCTCTCTGAAAACATGGGACTGCCAACACTGCCCAGACTATGTGCTCGCCGCTGACCTTGGATAGGACTTGATGAAAACTGGCCCTGAGGATTAAGGGtagaaacataacatttaaaaatattatatgcaATGATCCCTTGATTCAGATTTTTTGTGCGAACAAGGACATGTAATTTAAGTCTAGGAAACTGGCCCTGATCCAAAATGATTTGGTACATACAGACAATGGTGTCCCCGTTGGAATGCCACACTGAAGAGGAGAGACTATAACTGATGACAATATCTCTTGACTGCCGGGAGGAATATTATGAGAATCTCTGTCCGGGCTAGGAGGGCTTGAGGACTCAGAGCCGCTGTCATGGCCATCAAGAAACAGCTTTCGCCGCAAAGAAGAGGAGCTAAGGCTCTCCTGTACCTGCTCAGTTAACTCCTCTGTCCTATAGTAATCAACTGGTAAAATAGAAAGTACATTCAGAAATTAATATCAATAAGTGCCCAATCGAGGAAACATGCTATTTGCCACATTGAAATCACCTGTAGGCAAGgtctatgtacagtacataagGTATATGTGTGCTGTGACTGGTTACCATTTCTTTAAGTTTTTACCATTTTAATCTCCTTTTTGCCTTGACTAGCTTATTTTGTATGtccctgcagtgtgacaaaagtACAAATATGCCTTGCAGTCTAGCTCATAAAAACTGCAGGCATAATAAtcaaaatgctatttaaaatagttttataggGAGTATACCATGTCACACAGCAAGACTTCAACTTCTCAAAAGGATTTTATATCTTATATCTAAATTTGTTGTGGCCGAATTTGGAAATTTCTTACAAAATGGTTACAATTCATCAAGAATCAAATAGTTACCCAGAACATTTTCAAGATTGAAGTCCACAGGTAGAGACAGGACTGTCTGACAAATGGCTATAACACACACAACAAAGGAAGACCCATTATTCTAAATGTACATAATTAAATACAGTGTATGtaaatactagggatgtgcacaagtaatcgattaatcgagtactcgttcaccTTTAAATATTCAACTAGTTAAAACAGTActtgaatattgcaatttgattttccttcgtgcctttgcctgccatgggcaacattgaaactgcttctctcacctaaatcttgccattagttccccaaaaaatacaattgtgccatTATTTAAAGTGACTGTACTGCTTCGGAAGAACTGGAAAGaaagtttgaattatttttattttttttatcttgatgttgtttatgcatagtACTATTTTTCATTAGAAAAACAGGTTCAGAAGTTTAAGATttaacttaaattctaaatttgaAGTAATCgattattcagtttttttttgtgtgtgttagaataatcgactacaaaattactcaataCCCATCTCTAGTAAATGCATGCATGTACATAAATGTAACAGTTGGGGATCATTTAAGAAACGCCTTGTGTAGAATTACTGAACAAACCATTGATTTTCTTTGTTGATTGAAGCTCCTCTGTAACCAGTGGGGACAAAGAACCTAAAACAAGAACAGATTTTATTAATATCTCAAACATCACTTTTGTTGTAATAAACTACCATCAAAAGATTCAGAACAATTCTCTCTTTGAATGCATCATGACTTACTTTTCTGATACGGCAGCTTTACTGATTGTTTAGCAGTTGGGGGTCCCCATGGAGAGGGAACAATGGCACCTTTAGTGAAAAACTGCAAAAGAGAAGCGAAATCAGTCAAGTAtttttcacttcagtaaaataaataaaaaatccacaggGGTAATTTAAGTGAAATTACAGGTAAAGCAGTTTTACCTGTTCAATAGCATGCTGTCGTTTTTCCTCGATCTCAGCATCAGCCCTTGTTGTATTAAAACAAACTtgatttacatacaatattgactCTATATTTACACGTAAAACACTACAGCTAAACATACCTGGCTTGGCTCAGAAATACAGCCTGACGGTGAATATCCTCTGGGCCTATTTCCACAGGAAGTAAATTTGCCATTTCATCAATGGACCATTTGAACTTTGCTGGTGTCTGGAAAATATAATGAACATAGAAATGAAATTTCTTCATTTCTCTTTATATTCCTCAAATGCACAGTCAGATACTCACTGCTGAAGAGCTCATGGAGCTCTTGAACACAGATGGGCTTGGCACCAGAGATTCATGCAGGCTATGGTAGTCGTTTGGGCTCTCAAACGGGTTCGAGATAGCTGGTCTTCCCGGAGTTTCGGGTGTTATATGAATCTCTGCTACATCTACCATCTTGAACGGTGTCAAGCCAACCAGCCTACGCTTTAGTACTTCAAACAAACGAACGTTTGGAGATTATTGAAAGGGTCAAAACATCAGTGAGGAAACATCCAGCTTGGTTATATGTCTGCTGCTCGTTATTAATGATCAAAAGACTTAACATGCgtgattaaataatatattttattaatcatataTACTTACAACTCAACAAACGCAACAGCGATCTCTGAATGGATCCAACGTCTGATTTAATTTTCGCACAGGATGCGCTAACCAATCAAAATTCTGCTGTCCGTGCAAAACAACCAATCAAATTACAAGAGCAGCCAGCAAGTCGTCTCTACGTAACTTCCTTTAAAACgtttaaaaactttatttacaGGGTTACCGCCACAACAAGCAGGGGCGTGAATTAATTGAAAccgttgttttgtattgtttcgTGCGAAACTCGCAAACTTGTACCCAGTTTTTTTGCGCGAATGGTGAGAAAACA from Myxocyprinus asiaticus isolate MX2 ecotype Aquarium Trade chromosome 7, UBuf_Myxa_2, whole genome shotgun sequence encodes the following:
- the LOC127443701 gene encoding protein aurora borealis-like: MVDVAEIHITPETPGRPAISNPFESPNDYHSLHESLVPSPSVFKSSMSSSATPAKFKWSIDEMANLLPVEIGPEDIHRQAVFLSQARADAEIEEKRQHAIEQFFTKGAIVPSPWGPPTAKQSVKLPYQKSSLSPLVTEELQSTKKINAICQTVLSLPVDFNLENVLVDYYRTEELTEQVQESLSSSSLRRKLFLDGHDSGSESSSPPSPDRDSHNIPPGSQEILSSVIVSPLQCGIPTGTPLSGQFSSSPIQGQRRAHSLGSVGSPMFSERSSPAFKSPTLSPIRLQHSVTPVSGERKRLTFLSPDGVPLGSSNMDVNRCGESPFVEGCSPIRSCSPLQSRTRNKACIWASPTHISPILHPTFQDKENIHHNEPLPTMDLDTNSTGPHGQQDGLQYGGSECEASLDVSEQMDEDELVLKDMGGNIETDRRESEEEEVVTSRSREEACGWVPVEDTVSPVRLSTSRTGSVPNAESTHMFVSLLAEGSITPYDVSMQVDSGYNTYSVCTTSLMDTLSSDSQTKEMLDTHAVEEGILYTRHTKPKLFIPPH